A stretch of Anaeromyxobacter dehalogenans 2CP-1 DNA encodes these proteins:
- a CDS encoding DUF4091 domain-containing protein, with protein sequence MKTRRRAFTAAASALALSLLPLTASAADAWVASATEKIRPDAKARPQTEAHLSAARNEFAAFQVVVTGPAKRVTARVEGLDGMDATLFRVDTLDVTSPSAVDGGTGRWPDALVPDVDDVVGEQRNAFPFDVGAESRAVWVDVHVPADARSGVYQGAVVISSDAGEARVPVVLSVYDFVLPSTSSLRTAFGLSYGVIASAHGVSGDADAALRARYGQLALDHRITLTGLNDDGQHADFGHLDRFYGPLIAGTAPTRLEGAKLTAVKYVGGRTSVDEHAAWAKHAREQGWFDRLFDYTCDEPPLTCAWSDIPARAGAAKQGDPEFRTLVTTQLWDAEDHGVADDIDVMVPVVNWMDDRPGSAVAGDQRDRYDPFLASGPRKELWLYQSCMSHGCGGTVNIGSPSESDRYFTGWPSYMVDASASRNRAMEWITFLERASGELYWETAYSFRADPWSRQWDFSGNGDGTLFYPGKPARIGGKTDVPVASVRLKMIRAGMQDYEYLKALADAGDPELARKIARDLFPNAWSTDVAPERFDQAREQIARRILELGGKPTPAAVEAGFSGTRSGGGCGSAGGFGGGALLALPALALLALVPRRRALARAVAALRRR encoded by the coding sequence ATGAAGACCCGCCGCCGAGCCTTCACCGCCGCCGCCAGCGCGCTGGCGCTCTCGCTGCTGCCCCTGACGGCCTCCGCCGCCGACGCCTGGGTGGCGAGCGCCACCGAGAAGATCCGGCCGGACGCGAAGGCCCGCCCCCAGACCGAGGCGCACCTCTCGGCGGCCCGGAACGAGTTCGCCGCGTTCCAGGTGGTCGTCACCGGTCCCGCGAAGCGCGTCACCGCCCGCGTCGAAGGGCTGGACGGGATGGACGCCACGCTGTTCCGCGTGGACACGCTCGACGTGACCAGCCCGTCCGCGGTGGACGGCGGCACCGGCCGCTGGCCCGACGCGCTCGTCCCCGACGTGGACGACGTGGTGGGCGAGCAGCGCAACGCGTTCCCGTTCGACGTCGGCGCCGAGAGCCGCGCGGTCTGGGTGGACGTGCACGTGCCCGCCGACGCGCGCTCGGGCGTCTACCAGGGCGCGGTGGTGATCTCCTCGGACGCGGGCGAGGCGCGCGTGCCGGTGGTGCTGAGCGTGTACGACTTCGTGCTCCCGTCCACCTCGTCGCTGCGGACGGCGTTCGGCCTCTCCTACGGCGTCATCGCCTCCGCCCACGGCGTGTCCGGCGACGCCGACGCGGCGCTCCGGGCCCGCTACGGCCAGCTCGCGCTCGACCACCGCATCACGCTCACCGGCCTGAACGACGACGGCCAGCACGCCGACTTCGGCCACCTCGACCGCTTCTACGGCCCGCTCATCGCCGGGACCGCCCCGACCCGCCTCGAGGGCGCGAAGCTCACCGCGGTGAAGTACGTGGGCGGCCGCACCAGCGTGGACGAGCACGCCGCCTGGGCGAAGCACGCGCGCGAGCAGGGCTGGTTCGATCGGCTGTTCGACTACACCTGCGACGAGCCGCCGCTCACCTGCGCCTGGAGCGACATCCCGGCGCGCGCCGGCGCGGCGAAGCAGGGCGACCCCGAGTTCCGGACGCTCGTGACCACGCAGCTCTGGGACGCCGAGGACCACGGCGTCGCCGACGACATCGACGTCATGGTGCCGGTGGTGAACTGGATGGACGACCGGCCGGGCAGCGCCGTCGCCGGGGACCAGCGCGACCGGTACGATCCGTTCCTCGCCTCGGGCCCGCGCAAGGAGCTCTGGCTGTACCAGAGCTGCATGAGCCACGGCTGCGGCGGGACGGTGAACATCGGGTCGCCCTCCGAGTCCGACCGCTACTTCACCGGCTGGCCGAGCTACATGGTCGACGCCTCCGCCTCGCGGAACCGCGCCATGGAGTGGATCACGTTCCTCGAGCGCGCCAGCGGCGAGCTGTACTGGGAGACGGCCTACAGCTTCCGCGCCGACCCGTGGTCGAGGCAGTGGGACTTCTCCGGCAACGGCGACGGGACCCTGTTCTACCCCGGCAAGCCCGCCCGCATCGGCGGCAAGACCGACGTCCCGGTGGCCTCGGTGCGCCTGAAGATGATCCGCGCCGGCATGCAGGACTACGAGTACCTGAAGGCGCTCGCCGACGCCGGCGACCCCGAGCTGGCCCGCAAGATCGCGCGCGACCTGTTCCCGAACGCGTGGTCCACCGACGTCGCGCCGGAGCGGTTCGACCAGGCGCGCGAGCAGATCGCGCGGCGCATCCTCGAGCTCGGCGGCAAGCCCACGCCGGCCGCGGTGGAAGCGGGCTTCTCCGGCACCCGCTCCGGCGGCGGCTGCGGCAGCGCGGGCGGGTTCGGCGGCGGCGCGCTGCTGGCGCTCCCGGCCCTGGCCCTGCTCGCGCTGGTCCCGCGGCGGCGCGCCCTGGCGCGGGCCGTGGCGGCGCTCCGGCGCCGCTGA
- a CDS encoding serine/threonine-protein kinase, whose amino-acid sequence MRTFGKYRLVELLASGGMADVWRAEVAGAAGVVKEVALKRVRGEHGARSDFVRMFIEEARLASRLTHANVVQVFEFDQVDGRYYIAMELVRGRHLGQVVERAREAGVRLGLARAVHACAEVARGLSYAHRLADGGRPLGLVHRDVSPHNVLVSFEGEVKLADFGIARAMSQGGLTDPGTVKGKLAYMAPEQARGAPLDARADVFALGVVLWELCAGRRLFARDSEAATLAAVLEGVAPPPPSAWNDEVPPELDALVLAALEHDPARRTASAGDLATALSRVLLRLARAPEDWDLRALMHRLWPDGTAAPVGPASQPTRVQPVPLAAEPPAGGTGDGAGAAADPEAQAALAAEAAAGAPAGDATAPTRTRIAPPPPARRSRGRLRTALAIASAAAIAGAGAAALRWRPAAHAGGTAAPGARGDSPMVDAPAPGAATPPAAVARAPAPAPGPAPADPAQTARTSPAVAAPAAPTAAPGEPARPGVLHVTATPWAYVQVDGQGVGETPVTRSLAPGPHRVRVSHPRYGARELIVEIAPGRRTDRHANLTLR is encoded by the coding sequence GTGAGGACGTTCGGAAAGTACCGGCTGGTGGAGCTGCTCGCGTCGGGCGGCATGGCCGACGTCTGGCGCGCCGAGGTGGCGGGCGCGGCCGGGGTGGTGAAGGAGGTCGCGCTGAAGCGCGTCCGCGGCGAGCACGGCGCGCGCAGCGACTTCGTCCGGATGTTCATCGAGGAGGCGCGCCTCGCGTCGCGCCTCACGCACGCGAACGTCGTCCAGGTCTTCGAGTTCGACCAGGTGGACGGCCGCTACTACATCGCGATGGAGCTGGTGCGCGGGCGCCACCTCGGCCAGGTGGTGGAGCGCGCGCGCGAGGCGGGCGTCCGCCTCGGGCTGGCCCGCGCGGTCCACGCGTGCGCCGAGGTCGCGAGGGGGCTCTCCTACGCGCACCGGCTCGCCGACGGCGGGCGGCCGCTCGGGCTGGTCCACCGCGACGTCTCGCCCCACAACGTGCTCGTGTCGTTCGAGGGCGAGGTGAAGCTCGCCGACTTCGGCATCGCCCGCGCCATGAGCCAGGGCGGGCTCACCGATCCCGGCACCGTGAAGGGCAAGCTCGCGTACATGGCGCCGGAGCAGGCGCGCGGCGCGCCGCTGGACGCGCGCGCCGACGTGTTCGCGCTCGGCGTGGTGCTCTGGGAGCTGTGCGCGGGGCGCAGGCTCTTCGCGCGCGACAGCGAGGCGGCGACGCTCGCGGCGGTGCTGGAGGGCGTGGCGCCGCCGCCGCCCTCGGCGTGGAACGACGAGGTGCCCCCCGAGCTCGACGCGCTGGTGCTGGCCGCGCTGGAGCACGACCCGGCGCGCCGGACCGCCTCCGCGGGCGACCTCGCCACCGCGCTCTCGCGCGTGCTCCTGCGCCTCGCGCGCGCGCCGGAGGACTGGGATCTCCGCGCCCTCATGCACCGGCTCTGGCCGGACGGCACGGCGGCGCCGGTGGGCCCGGCCTCGCAGCCCACCCGCGTCCAGCCGGTGCCGCTCGCGGCGGAGCCGCCCGCGGGCGGCACCGGCGACGGGGCGGGCGCCGCGGCCGATCCGGAGGCGCAGGCGGCGCTCGCGGCCGAGGCCGCGGCCGGCGCCCCGGCCGGCGACGCCACCGCGCCGACCCGCACCCGCATCGCGCCGCCCCCGCCGGCGCGCCGTTCCCGCGGCCGGCTCCGGACCGCGCTCGCCATCGCCTCGGCGGCGGCGATCGCCGGCGCCGGCGCGGCGGCGCTCCGGTGGAGACCGGCGGCCCACGCCGGCGGCACGGCGGCCCCCGGCGCACGGGGCGATTCACCCATGGTCGATGCGCCCGCGCCCGGGGCCGCGACGCCTCCGGCCGCGGTCGCGCGCGCGCCGGCCCCCGCGCCCGGGCCCGCGCCGGCGGACCCGGCGCAGACCGCACGGACGTCGCCCGCGGTCGCCGCGCCGGCGGCGCCCACGGCCGCGCCCGGAGAGCCGGCGCGCCCCGGCGTGCTCCACGTCACCGCGACGCCGTGGGCGTACGTCCAGGTGGACGGGCAGGGCGTGGGCGAGACTCCGGTGACGCGGTCGCTCGCGCCGGGGCCGCACCGGGTCCGGGTGAGCCATCCCCGGTACGGCGCGCGCGAGCTGATCGTCGAGATCGCGCCGGGCCGCCGGACCGATCGGCACGCCAACCTGACGCTCCGGTAG
- a CDS encoding MerR family transcriptional regulator, which produces MDFLRNDEITRLERERAGGITSGEVVRLFESRGARLSAATFRKYVQLGLLPRSRRVGRKGKHTGSTGLYPVSVVRRIALIKRMMAEGYTVEDIRGSFVTVRNRLEDVEQGLHALLTELAEKARAHPRRKRFEDELVQAERQLKRALGRIERVGGAVATVGADETVRAG; this is translated from the coding sequence GTGGATTTCCTCCGCAACGACGAGATCACCCGCCTCGAGCGGGAGCGCGCCGGCGGGATCACGAGCGGTGAGGTGGTCCGGCTGTTCGAGTCGCGAGGCGCCCGCCTGTCGGCGGCGACCTTCCGGAAGTACGTGCAGCTGGGGCTGCTGCCCCGGAGCCGGCGGGTGGGCCGCAAGGGCAAGCACACCGGCTCCACCGGGCTCTACCCGGTGTCGGTGGTCCGGCGCATCGCGCTCATCAAGCGGATGATGGCGGAGGGCTACACGGTCGAGGACATCCGCGGCAGCTTCGTGACGGTGCGGAACCGGCTCGAGGACGTGGAGCAGGGGCTCCACGCGCTGCTGACGGAGCTGGCGGAGAAGGCGCGGGCGCACCCGCGCCGGAAGCGGTTCGAGGACGAGCTCGTGCAGGCCGAGCGCCAGCTGAAGCGGGCGCTCGGGCGGATCGAGCGGGTGGGTGGCGCGGTCGCGACGGTGGGTGCGGACGAGACGGTCCGGGCCGGCTAG
- a CDS encoding sigma factor-like helix-turn-helix DNA-binding protein yields the protein MSEAKRSAEPAPERQGLEPDAEETAAGQDVGEGPDAGEGQRGRRRSKTMSRKEIARELRRQRAFGLVDPELDEVMKEMEARRPRSRAECANGPRPCMFISCKHHLYLDVNPSTGSIKLNFPDREVWELGETCALDVADRGGITLEEVGSIMNLTRERIRQVETRGLLKLRAIAEDEPRTAADLAAEDEA from the coding sequence ATGAGCGAGGCGAAGCGCAGCGCGGAGCCCGCGCCGGAGCGGCAGGGGCTGGAGCCGGACGCGGAGGAGACGGCGGCGGGTCAGGACGTGGGGGAGGGCCCGGACGCGGGGGAGGGACAGCGCGGGCGGCGGCGCTCGAAGACCATGTCGCGCAAGGAGATCGCGCGCGAGCTGCGGCGCCAGCGGGCGTTCGGCCTGGTCGACCCCGAGCTGGACGAGGTGATGAAGGAGATGGAGGCGCGCCGCCCGCGATCCCGGGCCGAGTGCGCCAACGGGCCGCGGCCCTGCATGTTCATCTCCTGCAAGCACCACCTCTACCTGGACGTGAACCCGTCCACCGGGTCCATCAAGCTGAACTTCCCCGACCGCGAGGTGTGGGAGCTCGGCGAGACCTGCGCGCTCGACGTGGCCGATCGCGGCGGGATCACGCTCGAGGAGGTGGGGTCGATCATGAACCTCACCCGCGAGCGCATCCGCCAGGTCGAGACGCGCGGGCTGCTCAAGCTGCGCGCCATCGCCGAGGACGAGCCGCGGACCGCTGCGGACCTCGCCGCCGAGGACGAGGCCTGA
- the purH gene encoding bifunctional phosphoribosylaminoimidazolecarboxamide formyltransferase/IMP cyclohydrolase — MTRRALVSVSDKTGLVPFARRLAALGVELLSTGGTQKALAEAGVPVVGVGDYTQAPEILGGRVKTLHPRVHGGILYRRGLASDEADVKARDIPPIDLVVVNLYPFREAVAAGKPFETCVEEIDIGGPTMVRSAAKNSAHVGVVVDPADYEKVAAELEATRTLSAATRFYLMKKAFAHTAAYDAAISEYLTAREAPEAAPAHFPATLAAVYTKAYDLRYGENPHQAGAFYRAAREPEEPSVAFADVLQGKELSYNNLLDLQAALAGVMEFDETACVIIKHNTPCGVSTGRTAGEAFARARECDPVSAFGGIVALNRPVDEATASELTSLFLECVIAPGYDAAARAALAVKKNLRLLEAPRLGAARATWRRRPEEGRELRSIPGGLLVMDRDLGSVRRDDCKVMTKRAPTEQEWKDLLFAWKVVKHVKSNAIVFAKDDRTVAIGGGQTSRVESVKTAVMKAALDVRGSSVGSDAFFPFADGVEEIIKAGATAIIQPGGSMRDAEVIAAADKAGIAMVATGMRHFRH, encoded by the coding sequence ATGACTCGCCGCGCGCTCGTCTCGGTCTCCGACAAGACCGGTCTCGTTCCTTTCGCCAGGCGGCTCGCCGCCCTCGGCGTGGAGCTGCTCTCCACCGGCGGCACGCAGAAGGCGCTCGCCGAGGCCGGCGTCCCGGTGGTCGGCGTGGGCGACTACACGCAGGCCCCGGAGATCCTGGGTGGCCGCGTGAAGACGCTCCACCCGCGCGTGCACGGCGGCATCCTCTATCGCCGCGGCCTCGCCTCCGACGAGGCCGACGTGAAGGCGCGGGACATCCCGCCCATCGACCTCGTGGTGGTGAACCTGTACCCGTTCCGCGAGGCGGTCGCGGCCGGCAAGCCGTTCGAGACCTGCGTCGAGGAGATCGACATCGGCGGGCCGACCATGGTCCGGAGCGCCGCCAAGAACTCCGCGCACGTGGGCGTGGTGGTGGACCCGGCCGACTACGAGAAGGTGGCGGCGGAGCTGGAGGCGACGCGCACGCTGTCCGCCGCGACGCGCTTCTACCTCATGAAGAAGGCGTTCGCGCACACGGCCGCGTACGACGCCGCCATCTCCGAGTACCTCACCGCGCGCGAGGCCCCCGAGGCCGCGCCGGCGCACTTCCCGGCCACGCTCGCCGCCGTCTACACGAAGGCGTACGATCTCCGGTACGGCGAGAACCCGCACCAGGCCGGCGCGTTCTACCGCGCGGCCCGCGAGCCGGAGGAGCCCTCGGTCGCGTTCGCCGACGTGCTGCAGGGCAAGGAGCTCAGCTACAACAACCTGCTCGACCTGCAGGCCGCGCTCGCCGGCGTGATGGAGTTCGACGAGACCGCCTGCGTGATCATCAAGCACAACACGCCGTGCGGCGTCTCCACCGGCCGCACGGCGGGCGAGGCGTTCGCGCGCGCCCGCGAGTGCGATCCGGTCTCGGCGTTCGGCGGCATCGTGGCGCTGAACCGGCCCGTGGACGAGGCCACCGCCTCGGAGCTCACCAGCCTGTTCCTGGAGTGCGTGATCGCGCCCGGCTACGACGCCGCCGCCCGCGCCGCGCTCGCGGTGAAGAAGAACCTCCGCCTGCTCGAGGCCCCGCGGCTCGGCGCCGCGCGCGCCACCTGGCGCCGGCGCCCCGAGGAGGGGCGCGAGCTCCGCTCCATCCCCGGCGGCCTGCTGGTGATGGACCGCGACCTCGGCTCGGTCCGCCGCGACGACTGCAAGGTGATGACGAAGCGCGCGCCCACCGAGCAGGAGTGGAAGGACCTGCTGTTCGCGTGGAAGGTCGTGAAGCACGTGAAGTCGAACGCCATCGTGTTCGCGAAGGACGACCGGACCGTGGCGATCGGCGGCGGCCAGACCAGCCGGGTGGAGTCGGTGAAGACCGCGGTGATGAAGGCGGCGCTCGACGTCCGCGGCTCCTCGGTGGGCTCCGACGCGTTCTTCCCGTTCGCCGACGGCGTCGAGGAGATCATCAAGGCCGGCGCCACCGCCATCATCCAGCCCGGCGGCTCGATGCGCGACGCCGAGGTGATCGCCGCGGCCGACAAGGCCGGCATCGCCATGGTCGCGACCGGCATGCGGCACTTCCGGCACTGA
- the purD gene encoding phosphoribosylamine--glycine ligase, giving the protein MRVLVVGSGGREHALAWKISRSPLVRALFAAPGNPGIARVATLVPLAATDVAGLVAWVRQNAIDLVVVGPEAPLVAGLVDRLQEAGVPAFGPAAAAAEIEGSKAFAKDVMRAAGIPTAEYETFEDVAPAVAWARARDGRVVVKADGLAAGKGVVVCGDAAEAEAALRAMLVDRVHGGAGARVVVEERLEGPEASCICFTDGERVRLLAAAQDHKRIFDGDRGPNTGGMGAFSPTPNVTPAVAGMVERDVLLPAVRELARRGRPFRGALYAGLMLTPRGPRVLEFNARLGDPETQPILLRMASDVVPALLASARGDLSAAEIAFDPRAAVGVVLAAEGYPGDVARGDAIDGLDGPFDEGVQVFHAGTAADAAGRVVTSGGRVLTVCALGRDLDDAAARAYAAAGRIRFRGMQYRKDIGKKP; this is encoded by the coding sequence ATGCGAGTCCTCGTCGTCGGATCGGGTGGCCGCGAGCACGCGCTCGCCTGGAAGATCTCGAGGAGCCCGCTGGTGCGGGCCCTCTTCGCCGCGCCCGGAAACCCGGGCATCGCGCGCGTCGCCACGCTCGTCCCGCTCGCCGCGACCGACGTGGCCGGCCTCGTGGCGTGGGTGCGGCAGAACGCCATCGACCTGGTGGTCGTGGGGCCCGAGGCGCCGCTCGTGGCGGGCCTGGTGGACCGCCTCCAGGAGGCCGGGGTCCCGGCGTTCGGGCCGGCCGCCGCCGCGGCCGAGATCGAGGGCTCGAAGGCGTTCGCGAAGGACGTGATGCGGGCGGCCGGGATCCCGACGGCGGAGTACGAGACGTTCGAGGACGTCGCGCCCGCGGTCGCGTGGGCCAGGGCCCGCGACGGCCGGGTGGTGGTGAAGGCCGACGGCCTCGCGGCCGGCAAGGGCGTGGTGGTGTGCGGCGACGCCGCCGAGGCGGAGGCCGCGCTCCGCGCCATGCTGGTGGACCGGGTGCACGGCGGCGCCGGCGCCCGGGTGGTGGTGGAGGAGCGGCTGGAGGGACCGGAGGCGAGCTGCATCTGCTTCACCGACGGCGAGCGGGTCCGGCTGCTCGCGGCCGCGCAGGACCACAAGCGCATCTTCGACGGCGACCGCGGGCCCAACACCGGCGGCATGGGCGCGTTCTCGCCCACGCCGAACGTCACCCCGGCGGTGGCCGGGATGGTCGAGCGCGACGTGCTGCTCCCGGCGGTGCGGGAGCTGGCCCGGCGCGGCCGCCCGTTCCGCGGCGCGCTCTACGCCGGCCTGATGCTCACCCCGCGGGGCCCGCGGGTGCTCGAGTTCAACGCGCGCCTTGGCGACCCCGAGACCCAGCCCATCCTGCTCCGCATGGCGAGCGACGTGGTGCCGGCGCTGCTCGCGTCGGCGCGCGGCGACCTCTCCGCCGCCGAGATCGCGTTCGACCCCCGCGCCGCCGTGGGCGTGGTGCTCGCGGCCGAGGGCTACCCGGGCGACGTGGCGCGCGGGGACGCCATCGACGGGCTGGACGGCCCGTTCGACGAGGGCGTGCAGGTGTTCCACGCCGGCACCGCCGCGGACGCGGCCGGCCGGGTGGTGACGAGCGGCGGGCGCGTGCTGACGGTGTGCGCGCTGGGCCGCGATCTCGACGACGCCGCGGCGCGGGCCTACGCCGCCGCCGGCCGGATCCGCTTCCGCGGCATGCAGTACCGAAAGGACATCGGCAAGAAGCCATGA
- the purE gene encoding 5-(carboxyamino)imidazole ribonucleotide mutase — protein MSEPKVLILMGSDSDWEAMSEARKALEDLGVATEVHVSSAHRTPERTGKLAREAAGRGIQVIICGAGSAAHLAGVCAAETELPVLGVPLAASDLKGLDALLSTAQMPAGVPVGTLAIGKAGARNAGLLAARIVARVDPEVADRVRAQRRKMAEEVEAKDAALQARLGSKG, from the coding sequence ATGAGCGAACCCAAGGTGCTGATCCTGATGGGCTCCGACTCGGACTGGGAGGCGATGTCGGAGGCGAGGAAGGCGCTGGAGGACCTGGGCGTCGCGACCGAGGTCCACGTCTCCTCCGCCCACCGCACGCCGGAGCGCACCGGCAAGCTGGCGCGCGAGGCGGCCGGGCGCGGCATCCAGGTGATCATCTGCGGGGCCGGCTCGGCCGCGCACCTCGCCGGCGTCTGCGCCGCCGAGACCGAGCTGCCGGTGCTGGGGGTCCCGCTCGCGGCGAGCGACCTGAAGGGCCTCGACGCGCTGCTCTCCACCGCCCAGATGCCGGCGGGCGTGCCGGTGGGCACGCTCGCCATCGGCAAGGCCGGCGCCCGCAACGCCGGCCTGCTGGCCGCGCGCATCGTGGCCCGCGTCGATCCCGAGGTGGCGGACCGCGTGCGCGCGCAGCGCCGCAAGATGGCCGAGGAGGTCGAGGCGAAGGACGCCGCGCTCCAGGCCAGGCTGGGCTCGAAGGGATAG
- a CDS encoding LptF/LptG family permease: MGLIDRYLAREILLPFAAALLFLTQILLATQILGQADVLFGSGVSLVDVGLVMLSLMPHLLGYVIPVAFLLGVVLGVGRLAEDREVVALGAAGLSPVRLVRVPLLLGLVVAALGAWLSLSVEPASIRAARLRLNEVVKRNVTNDVRGGTFYDQIPGYTIYAERARGGRWENVLIQDRSNPDAPMLALSHRGRLEPVGAGQDMRLVLEQGEVHREEVGTADYASAAFGKAEILVGLGTALSDRNVLAKSSREATVSDLRARAAAAREKGDVVEARRQEGYLHRKLSAPLVVVAFALLGVPLGAERRGGRAFGMGATFLLVVVHYLLLRGGEVLTQLGHLPAAFALQLPNLVLGAAGIGLVLLMARRGPEAVR, encoded by the coding sequence GTGGGCCTGATCGATCGCTACCTGGCACGGGAGATCCTGCTCCCGTTCGCCGCGGCCCTGCTGTTCCTGACCCAGATCCTGCTCGCCACGCAGATCCTGGGGCAGGCCGACGTCCTGTTCGGCTCGGGCGTGTCGCTCGTGGACGTCGGGCTGGTGATGCTGTCCCTCATGCCGCACCTGCTCGGGTACGTCATCCCGGTGGCGTTCCTGCTGGGCGTGGTGCTCGGCGTCGGGCGCCTGGCGGAGGACCGCGAGGTGGTGGCGCTCGGGGCGGCGGGGCTCTCCCCGGTGCGCCTGGTGCGCGTGCCGCTGCTGCTCGGCCTGGTGGTGGCGGCGCTGGGCGCCTGGCTCTCGCTCTCGGTCGAGCCCGCCAGCATCCGGGCCGCGCGCCTGCGCCTGAACGAGGTGGTGAAGCGCAACGTCACGAACGACGTCCGCGGCGGCACCTTCTACGACCAGATCCCCGGCTACACCATCTACGCCGAGCGGGCGCGCGGTGGCCGCTGGGAGAACGTGCTCATCCAGGACCGCTCCAACCCCGACGCGCCCATGCTGGCGCTCTCGCACCGCGGCCGCCTGGAGCCGGTCGGCGCGGGCCAGGACATGCGGCTCGTGCTGGAGCAGGGCGAGGTGCACCGCGAGGAGGTCGGCACCGCCGACTACGCCTCGGCCGCGTTCGGCAAGGCCGAGATCCTCGTGGGGCTGGGCACCGCGCTCAGCGATCGCAACGTGCTCGCGAAGTCGAGCCGCGAGGCCACCGTGTCCGACCTGCGCGCCCGCGCCGCCGCGGCGCGCGAGAAGGGGGACGTGGTGGAGGCGCGCCGGCAGGAGGGCTACCTGCACCGGAAGCTCTCCGCGCCGCTGGTGGTCGTCGCGTTCGCGCTGCTCGGCGTCCCGCTCGGCGCGGAGCGCCGCGGCGGCCGCGCGTTCGGCATGGGCGCCACCTTCCTGCTGGTGGTGGTGCACTACCTGCTGCTGCGCGGCGGCGAGGTGCTCACCCAGCTCGGCCACCTCCCGGCCGCGTTCGCGCTGCAGCTCCCGAACCTGGTGCTGGGCGCGGCGGGGATCGGGCTCGTCCTGCTGATGGCGCGGCGCGGGCCCGAGGCGGTGCGGTGA
- a CDS encoding LptF/LptG family permease → MILFRYVARRMLGAFLVALTGVVGIYLAVDFVDNASAYTGAGWLPAVLQLYAYKAAGVVYMVAPAALILGAGIATSMFRQTREYTAMRAVGLGPWRLAVPVLAVTLLAGGVLVVLNDLVGVQAAERAEEITAHRFARGGNLRRFLAAREPKRWFRGMDGKRVYHLRGNLPDGGFERVTVYELGEGFTLARRIDAARMHPDGRAWILEDVEDRTFRQDGSMGLERADRKRYAFDEPPDAFAVIAGKPDQMRWNTLIRQIGIRKRLGQPVTEFQLERYDRLAYPLAGIPGALLALALALRRDRKGHLAAALLEAVGVTLLFWGMQGVSSALGLSGRVAPWIASWAPNVVFLALGAIAVHRAR, encoded by the coding sequence GTGATCCTGTTCCGCTACGTCGCGCGCCGCATGCTCGGCGCGTTCCTGGTGGCGCTGACCGGCGTGGTCGGCATCTACCTGGCGGTGGACTTCGTGGACAACGCGTCCGCGTACACCGGCGCCGGCTGGCTGCCGGCGGTGCTGCAGCTCTACGCCTACAAGGCCGCCGGCGTGGTCTACATGGTCGCGCCGGCCGCGCTGATCCTGGGCGCGGGCATCGCCACCTCCATGTTCCGCCAGACCCGCGAGTACACCGCCATGCGCGCGGTGGGGCTCGGCCCCTGGCGGCTGGCGGTGCCGGTGCTGGCGGTGACGCTGCTCGCCGGCGGCGTCCTGGTGGTGCTGAACGACCTGGTGGGCGTGCAGGCGGCGGAGCGCGCCGAGGAGATCACCGCGCACCGCTTCGCGCGCGGCGGCAACCTGCGCCGGTTCCTCGCGGCGCGCGAGCCGAAGCGCTGGTTCCGCGGCATGGACGGCAAGCGCGTGTACCACCTGCGCGGCAACCTGCCCGACGGCGGCTTCGAGCGCGTCACCGTGTACGAGCTGGGCGAGGGGTTCACGCTGGCGCGGCGGATCGACGCCGCCCGGATGCACCCCGACGGCCGCGCCTGGATCCTGGAGGACGTCGAGGACCGGACGTTCCGGCAGGACGGGTCGATGGGGCTGGAGCGGGCGGACCGGAAGCGGTACGCGTTCGACGAGCCGCCCGACGCGTTCGCCGTGATCGCCGGCAAGCCCGACCAGATGCGCTGGAACACGCTCATCCGGCAGATCGGGATCCGCAAGCGGCTGGGCCAGCCGGTGACCGAGTTCCAGCTCGAGCGCTACGACCGGCTCGCGTACCCGCTGGCCGGCATCCCCGGCGCGCTGCTGGCGCTGGCGCTCGCGCTGCGGCGCGACCGGAAGGGGCACCTCGCCGCGGCGCTCCTCGAGGCGGTGGGCGTGACGCTCCTGTTCTGGGGCATGCAGGGCGTGAGCTCGGCGCTCGGCCTGTCCGGGCGCGTCGCGCCCTGGATCGCCTCCTGGGCGCCCAACGTGGTGTTCCTCGCCCTCGGCGCGATCGCGGTGCACCGGGCGCGCTGA